A genomic window from Rhizobiaceae bacterium includes:
- a CDS encoding thiolase family protein produces MVLGNISTNNRKAAVVGVANSKFGKAPGNDVYDLTLSAFHDALADCGLDKSAIDGIIIHRAPDYQRFCELAGMNPKLIATYPSQGRMSGVAIPLAATAIATGMAETIALVYGNVGRTAGQIYGGENDNYGSGGAGRWFPYGMTSPGAMHAMMFRRHMHQYGTTAEQLGEVAITFRKHASLNPGAVMRQPYDMDEYLGSRFICDPLRLLDYCLINDGAVVMIITSAERAKDLAKPPVHIRGYGEATAFKESTMPPDDYWFAQMETVGQQTHAMAGTTREDMNALMIYDNFTPTVLFSLEGFGYCPHGESGPWVQEGHLALGGRYPANTCGGHLSESYMQGWALNVEAVRQIRGECDQRQVPGAGLIQFLSAAPIVTSIIYGAEPQ; encoded by the coding sequence ATGGTTCTCGGAAATATCTCCACCAACAACAGGAAAGCGGCTGTTGTCGGCGTGGCCAACAGCAAATTCGGCAAAGCGCCGGGCAATGATGTCTACGACCTGACGCTGTCCGCCTTCCACGATGCTCTCGCCGATTGCGGGCTGGACAAGTCGGCAATCGACGGCATCATCATTCACCGTGCGCCTGACTACCAGCGGTTCTGCGAGCTGGCGGGAATGAACCCGAAACTGATCGCGACTTACCCTTCGCAGGGTCGAATGTCGGGCGTGGCCATTCCCCTTGCGGCCACGGCGATCGCAACCGGCATGGCCGAGACCATCGCTCTTGTCTACGGCAATGTCGGCAGGACCGCCGGGCAGATATATGGCGGCGAGAACGACAATTACGGCAGCGGCGGCGCGGGCCGCTGGTTCCCCTACGGAATGACCTCACCCGGCGCGATGCACGCCATGATGTTCCGCCGCCACATGCACCAGTACGGCACGACCGCCGAGCAACTCGGCGAGGTCGCGATAACGTTCAGGAAGCATGCTTCCCTCAATCCCGGCGCTGTCATGCGCCAGCCTTACGACATGGACGAGTATCTGGGGTCCCGCTTCATCTGCGACCCGCTCAGGCTTCTCGACTATTGCCTCATCAATGACGGCGCGGTCGTCATGATCATCACATCCGCCGAGCGGGCGAAAGATCTTGCAAAGCCCCCGGTCCATATTCGCGGATATGGCGAGGCGACCGCCTTCAAGGAGTCCACCATGCCGCCGGACGACTATTGGTTCGCGCAGATGGAAACCGTGGGGCAGCAGACGCATGCCATGGCCGGCACCACGCGCGAAGACATGAACGCCTTGATGATATACGACAATTTCACGCCGACCGTATTGTTCAGCCTCGAAGGCTTCGGCTACTGCCCGCACGGGGAAAGCGGTCCGTGGGTTCAGGAAGGCCATCTTGCGCTGGGTGGCCGCTATCCCGCCAACACATGCGGCGGGCACCTGTCCGAAAGCTACATGCAGGGATGGGCGCTGAACGTCGAGGCGGTGCGGCAGATTCGGGGAGAGTGCGACCAGCGCCAGGTGCCCGGCGCCGGGCTGATCCAGTTCCTCTCGGCCGCCCCGATCGTGACATCGATCATCTACGGAGCTGAACCCCAATGA
- a CDS encoding OB-fold domain-containing protein, protein MSDYAKPLPKIDALDAPYWEGAKAHELRILKCGNCGHCSADPTRRCMSCGAQALEWTKASGRGKVWSYGVFHKAYFPGFANDVPYNVAIVQLEEGPKLYSNIVAVPNEDIRVDMAVKVHFDDVTDDVTLVKFEPA, encoded by the coding sequence ATGAGCGATTATGCAAAACCGCTGCCGAAGATCGACGCGCTTGACGCCCCCTACTGGGAGGGCGCGAAGGCGCACGAGCTGCGTATTCTGAAATGCGGCAATTGCGGCCACTGCAGCGCGGACCCGACAAGACGCTGCATGTCCTGCGGCGCACAAGCGCTGGAATGGACGAAGGCGTCGGGGCGGGGCAAGGTCTGGTCCTACGGCGTGTTCCACAAGGCCTATTTTCCGGGATTCGCGAACGACGTTCCCTACAATGTCGCGATCGTCCAGCTCGAGGAAGGCCCGAAGCTCTATTCGAACATCGTCGCCGTGCCGAACGAGGATATCCGCGTCGACATGGCCGTGAAGGTCCATTTCGATGATGTCACCGACGACGTCACACTGGTGAAGTTCGAACCGGCATAA